One Nitrospirota bacterium DNA segment encodes these proteins:
- a CDS encoding thermonuclease family protein: MNEVKKGRLAVVAMALWLAGCGGERSLPPDVPLPIGMARAKVVKVLEGDTVAVVSRNGVEQTIRLLSVDCPEADQPFGRESAQMTAELTLGRDVVITEMGRDRSQRILGEIRLADGRQLNRELVSAGACWWSRKYAPDDRTLRELEASARSNRRGLWAGKRDPMPPWEWRKRSSPDARVGP, translated from the coding sequence ATGAACGAGGTGAAAAAGGGACGACTGGCTGTCGTGGCGATGGCCCTGTGGCTGGCCGGGTGCGGAGGGGAACGGTCCCTTCCGCCCGATGTCCCGTTGCCCATCGGGATGGCCAGGGCGAAAGTTGTGAAGGTGCTGGAAGGCGATACCGTGGCCGTCGTCTCCAGGAACGGGGTGGAACAGACGATCCGTCTCCTCTCGGTTGATTGTCCGGAAGCCGATCAGCCGTTCGGACGGGAATCCGCCCAGATGACCGCTGAGTTGACCTTGGGCCGGGACGTCGTCATCACGGAGATGGGACGGGACAGGAGTCAGCGCATCCTGGGAGAAATCAGACTGGCCGATGGAAGGCAATTGAACCGGGAGCTGGTCTCGGCCGGAGCCTGCTGGTGGTCCCGAAAGTATGCGCCGGACGACCGGACGCTCAGGGAACTGGAAGCCTCAGCCAGAAGCAACCGGCGCGGACTGTGGGCGGGGAAGCGCGATCCCATGCCCCCCTGGGAATGGCGAAAACGGTCGTCCCCCGACGCGCGGGTCGGGCCGTGA